One Prunus dulcis chromosome 7, ALMONDv2, whole genome shotgun sequence DNA segment encodes these proteins:
- the LOC117634527 gene encoding patatin-like protein 1, producing the protein MENISSSLNALQPPKYGNLITVLSIDGGGIRGIIPGELDGEDARLADYFDVISGTSTGGLIATMLAAPNDNNRPLYAAKDIVPFYLDNCPKIFPQSRGLCAAVVDLVKVLTGPKYDGKYLHKLIRNIVGDKRLDQTLTNVVIPTFDIKKLLPVIFSSYQVTSRPVLNAKLSDICIGTSAAPTLLPAHYFENNDQQGEPKEFNLIDGGVAANNPASVAISEVIKQTKKQNPDFMEIKPMELYDRLLLVSFGTGSNRSELRYNAKKVSKWGVIGWLYEDGSSPLLECFDEASACMVDYHNSVVFQALHSEQNYLRIEEDTLKGNLASADKATKENLENLVEVGNTLLQKPISTMDLDTGLYEPVENGGTNQQALQR; encoded by the exons ATGGAAAATATAAGCTCATCTCTAAATGCCCTTCAGCCTCCAAAATATGGCAACCTCATAACAGTTCTCAGTATAGATGGAGGAGGAATTAGAGGAATCATCCCCGGT GAACTAGATGGTGAAGATGCAAGGCTTGCAGATTACTTTGACGTTATTTCTGGGACAAGCACAGGTGGTCTAATTGCGACCATGCTAGCAGCACCTAATGACAACAATAGACCATTATACGCTGCCAAAGATATTGTCCCATTTTACCTTGACAACTGTCCAAAAATTTTCCCACAATCAAG GGGACTGTGTGCTGCAGTTGTAGATCTAGTTAAAGTTCTAACAGGACCCAAGTATGATGGAAAGTATTTGCACAAGCTAATAAGAAATATAGTAGGGGACAAAAGGTTGGACCAAACCTTGACAAACGTGGTTATTCCAACGTTTGACATCAAGAAACTTCTGCCTGTCATATTTTCCTCTTATCAG GTGACAAGCCGTCCAGTGTTGAATGCTAAACTTTCAGACATTTGCATTGGTACCTCAGCAGCACCAACTTTGCTCCCTGCCCACTATTTCGAAAACAATGATCAACAAGGGGAACCAAAAGAGTTCAACCTCATCGATGGTGGCGTGGCCGCTAATAATCCG GCTTCGGTTGCCATTAGTGAAGTGATAAAACAAACTAAGAAGCAAAATCCAGATTTCATGGAGATTAAGCCCATGGAGTTATACGATCGTCTTTTGTTGGTTTCGTTTGGGACAGGCTCAAACAGAAGTGAGCTGAGGTACAATGCTAAGAAGGtttccaaatggggtgttatAGGGTGGTTATACGAGGATGGGTCAAGTCCTTTATTGGAATGCTTTGATGAAGCAAGTGCTTGTATGGTTGACTACCACAACTCTGTGGTTTTCCAAGCCCTCCATTCTGAACAGAACTACCTCAGAATTGAG GAGGACACGCTAAAGGGAAATCTAGCTTCAGCTGATAAAGCTACCAAGGAGAACTTGGAAAATCTAGTGGAAGTTGGGAATACATTGCTCCAGAAACCAATTTCAACCATGGATTTGGATACGGGTCTCTACGAACCAGTTGAAAATGGTGGCACCAATCAGCAAGCACTTCAAAGGTAA